One segment of Kwoniella pini CBS 10737 chromosome 9, complete sequence DNA contains the following:
- a CDS encoding 40S ribosomal protein S11, whose translation MAEQTQSAFQKQPIFQNAKSRGGKRVNAKTKRWYKDVGLGFKTPTEAINGTYIDKKCPFTGDVSIRGRILTGTVHSTKMTNTIIIRREYLHFIPKYRRYEKRHKNLAAHCSPAFRVEQGDQVTVGQCRPLSKTVRFNVLRVSKNKAAKGFAKF comes from the exons ATGGCCGAACAAACTCAAAGTGCCTTCCAAAAGCAACCCATCTTCCAAAACGCCAAATCCAGAG GTGGAAAGAGGGTTAACGCTAAGACCAAGAGATGGTACAAAGATGTTGGACTTGGATTCAAGACCCCAACTG AGGCCATCAACGGTACTTACATTGACAAGAAATGTCCTTTCACCGGTGACGTTTCTATCAGAGGAAGGATTTTAACTGGTACTGTTCACTCTACCAAGATGACCAACACCATTATCATCCGAAGAGAATACTTGCACTTCATCCCTAAATACCGACGATACGAAAAACGACACAAGAACCTTGCTGCCCATTGTTCTCCAGCTTTCCGAGTTGAACAAGGTGACCAAGTTACCGTTG GACAATGTCGACCTCTCTCCAAAACCGTCCGATTCAACGTTCTCCGAGTATCCAAGAACAAGGCTGCTAAGGGTTTCGCTAAATTCTAA